One Pseudodesulfovibrio senegalensis DNA segment encodes these proteins:
- a CDS encoding CcmD family protein: MSVATYLFTANIIVWTGIAGYVVFLASRSATLEKRVRQLELLGADNDES, encoded by the coding sequence ATGTCTGTGGCAACATATCTTTTTACGGCAAACATCATCGTCTGGACGGGGATCGCCGGGTACGTGGTTTTTCTGGCCTCACGGTCGGCGACCCTTGAGAAACGTGTGCGTCAGCTCGAACTTCTGGGGGCGGACAATGACGAAAGCTAG
- a CDS encoding tetratricopeptide repeat protein — translation MTKASNVFGRKLVLLVCGLSLLTIFGVSIVYRANHPNMAVHAKKKTSAMGAMASGMGGLQAMMAKAETEPDNVENLMELANAFLMMRAWDRALVFLERAKALQPDNVIILKSVGICYFQKQMHEKAVEVYERILAQQPDDALSHYNLGIIFKHYLNDPQGAVRHFRAVVEMPNADEEMKKHAQAELNELEKM, via the coding sequence ATGACGAAAGCTAGCAACGTGTTCGGCCGCAAGCTGGTCCTGCTTGTCTGTGGGCTCAGCCTGCTGACCATATTTGGTGTTTCCATTGTCTACCGGGCCAACCATCCGAACATGGCTGTGCACGCCAAGAAGAAAACCAGCGCAATGGGAGCCATGGCCTCGGGCATGGGCGGTCTTCAGGCCATGATGGCCAAGGCCGAGACCGAACCGGACAACGTGGAAAATCTCATGGAACTGGCCAACGCGTTTCTGATGATGCGCGCCTGGGACCGTGCATTGGTGTTTCTGGAGCGCGCCAAGGCGTTGCAGCCGGATAACGTGATCATTCTCAAAAGCGTAGGAATTTGCTATTTTCAGAAGCAGATGCATGAAAAGGCCGTGGAGGTCTATGAGCGGATTCTGGCCCAGCAACCCGATGACGCGTTATCCCATTACAATCTGGGCATAATATTCAAGCATTATCTCAACGACCCCCAAGGAGCCGTCAGGCATTTCCGGGCTGTTGTCGAAATGCCGAACGCCGATGAGGAAATGAAGAAACACGCGCAGGCGGAACTCAACGAGCTTGAAAAAATGTAA
- a CDS encoding branched-chain amino acid ABC transporter permease gives MEYFLELFFGGLTRGSIYALIALGYTMVYGIIELINFAHGEIYMIGAFTGLIVAGVLGAMGFPTFAILVLAVVVAVIYSAAYGFTIEKIAYKPLRGAPRLSPLISAIGMSIFLQNYVMLAQTSDFLPFPSLIPEFEVPGLNGIISSSELVIVVTTALVCIGLTLFIKFGKLGKAMRATAQNRKMAQLVGINVNTVISATFVIGSSLAAVGGVLIASHIGQINYYIGFIAGIKAFTAAVLGGIGSIPGAMLGALILGWTEAFATGYVSSDYEDVFAFALLVLILIFRPAGIMGKQPTQKV, from the coding sequence ATGGAATATTTCCTTGAACTTTTTTTCGGGGGCCTGACCCGCGGCAGCATCTACGCATTGATCGCTTTGGGCTATACCATGGTCTATGGCATCATCGAGCTGATCAACTTCGCTCATGGCGAGATATACATGATCGGCGCGTTCACCGGGCTGATCGTGGCCGGGGTGCTGGGAGCCATGGGGTTTCCCACATTCGCCATTCTGGTGCTGGCTGTTGTGGTTGCGGTGATTTACTCCGCGGCCTACGGCTTCACCATTGAAAAAATCGCGTACAAGCCCCTGCGCGGCGCTCCGAGGCTCTCGCCTCTGATTTCCGCCATCGGCATGTCCATTTTCCTGCAGAACTACGTCATGCTGGCCCAGACGTCCGACTTCCTGCCGTTCCCGAGCCTGATCCCCGAATTCGAGGTGCCCGGTCTTAACGGCATCATCAGCAGTTCGGAACTGGTCATCGTGGTGACCACGGCGCTCGTCTGCATCGGCCTGACCCTGTTCATCAAGTTCGGCAAGCTGGGCAAGGCCATGCGCGCTACGGCTCAGAACCGGAAAATGGCGCAACTTGTGGGCATCAACGTCAACACCGTGATCTCGGCCACCTTCGTGATCGGTTCGAGCCTTGCCGCCGTGGGCGGCGTGCTCATTGCCTCGCACATCGGCCAGATCAACTATTACATCGGCTTCATTGCGGGCATCAAGGCGTTCACGGCCGCAGTGCTCGGCGGTATCGGCAGCATTCCCGGTGCCATGCTCGGGGCGCTCATCCTCGGTTGGACCGAGGCGTTTGCCACCGGTTACGTGTCATCGGACTACGAGGACGTTTTCGCTTTTGCCCTGCTGGTCCTGATTCTTATCTTCAGGCCTGCCGGAATCATGGGCAAACAGCCCACGCAGAAAGTGTAG
- the ccsA gene encoding cytochrome c biogenesis protein CcsA: MDKVKILALLSVPALVLHQWMIWFYAPVAQSGPVQKIFYMHLPCSWWALVSFFFVFFASGMYLLTRNDRYDRLAAASAEVGVLLATLALGTGSTWARAEWGHWWVWDPKLTTTLIMWYVYAGYLVLRASPVGGNRKAVICAVLGVVAFLDVPLVFFASKLWGSAHPDGLAREGGGMLASMWYTVFAGLGAFGFVWGALLVSRIRQLGLRARLDAMLVWDED, translated from the coding sequence ATGGATAAGGTGAAAATACTGGCCCTGCTATCCGTTCCGGCTCTGGTCCTGCACCAGTGGATGATCTGGTTCTATGCGCCTGTGGCGCAGTCCGGCCCGGTCCAGAAGATTTTTTATATGCATCTTCCCTGTTCGTGGTGGGCGCTGGTGAGCTTCTTTTTCGTGTTCTTTGCCAGCGGCATGTACCTGCTGACTCGCAATGACCGCTACGATCGTCTGGCCGCGGCCTCTGCCGAGGTCGGCGTGCTGCTGGCCACGCTGGCGCTCGGCACGGGGTCCACCTGGGCGCGGGCCGAGTGGGGGCATTGGTGGGTATGGGACCCCAAGCTGACCACCACCCTGATCATGTGGTATGTGTATGCCGGGTATCTGGTTTTGCGGGCATCGCCCGTGGGCGGCAACCGCAAGGCCGTTATTTGTGCGGTGCTGGGGGTGGTCGCCTTTTTGGACGTGCCCTTGGTGTTTTTCGCCTCCAAATTGTGGGGCAGCGCGCATCCGGACGGTCTGGCCCGCGAGGGCGGCGGTATGCTGGCCTCCATGTGGTACACGGTTTTTGCCGGGCTGGGCGCGTTCGGTTTCGTGTGGGGCGCGTTGCTTGTCTCGCGCATCCGCCAACTGGGGCTGCGTGCGCGGCTGGACGCCATGCTCGTATGGGACGAAGACTGA
- a CDS encoding branched-chain amino acid ABC transporter substrate-binding protein codes for MRGKWSLVVFAMAIMAFAVAGCGGGEEKKAEEAPAKKLVLGVAGAHSGDLASYGLPTVNAAKLVAAEINAKGGVLGMQVEVQAQDDQCKPEMATNAATKLVSDGVKIVLGHICSGATKAALEIYKDAKVVCMSPSATNPPLTQSGDYPNFFRTIASDDAQALLEVDFAKKLGLKNVAVIHDKGDYGKGFAEFCKQFAEADPDMSVVLFEGVTPGAVDYSAVVQKIKNSGADGVIFGGYHPEASKIVTGMRKKGLEIPFLSDDGVKDDTFIKVAGEYAEGVYATGPRDISSNELYSVAEAAHKKEFGSDPGAFFYQAYAAAQALLNAVEKAGSTDYDKVVEALRTQYVVTPLGKIKFDKRGDAEGVGFSVYQVKNGQYVELAN; via the coding sequence ATGAGAGGGAAATGGAGTTTGGTAGTGTTCGCAATGGCGATCATGGCGTTTGCCGTGGCTGGTTGCGGCGGTGGAGAGGAAAAGAAAGCCGAAGAAGCTCCCGCCAAGAAGCTTGTTCTCGGTGTTGCCGGCGCCCACAGTGGCGACCTGGCCTCCTACGGTCTGCCGACCGTCAATGCTGCCAAGCTGGTAGCTGCTGAAATCAATGCCAAGGGCGGCGTGCTGGGCATGCAGGTCGAAGTTCAGGCACAGGATGACCAGTGCAAGCCTGAAATGGCCACCAACGCTGCCACCAAGCTGGTCTCCGACGGCGTGAAAATCGTCCTCGGCCATATCTGCTCCGGCGCCACCAAGGCCGCGCTCGAAATTTACAAGGACGCCAAGGTCGTGTGCATGTCGCCGTCCGCCACCAACCCGCCGCTGACCCAGTCCGGCGATTACCCCAACTTCTTCCGCACCATCGCTTCGGACGATGCCCAGGCGTTGCTCGAAGTTGATTTTGCCAAGAAACTCGGCCTCAAGAACGTGGCCGTGATTCACGACAAGGGTGACTACGGCAAGGGCTTTGCGGAATTCTGCAAGCAGTTTGCCGAAGCCGATCCCGACATGTCCGTGGTCCTGTTCGAGGGTGTGACCCCCGGCGCGGTGGATTACTCTGCCGTGGTTCAGAAAATCAAGAATTCCGGCGCTGACGGCGTGATCTTCGGTGGCTATCATCCCGAAGCTTCCAAGATCGTGACCGGCATGCGCAAGAAGGGACTGGAGATTCCGTTCCTTTCCGACGACGGCGTGAAGGACGATACCTTCATCAAGGTCGCCGGCGAATATGCCGAAGGCGTTTACGCCACCGGTCCCCGCGACATCTCTTCCAACGAACTGTACTCCGTGGCCGAAGCCGCCCACAAGAAGGAATTCGGTTCCGATCCGGGTGCGTTCTTCTATCAGGCCTACGCTGCTGCCCAGGCCCTGCTCAACGCTGTTGAGAAGGCCGGTTCCACCGATTATGACAAGGTTGTCGAAGCTCTGCGCACCCAGTATGTGGTTACCCCCCTGGGCAAGATCAAGTTCGACAAGCGCGGCGATGCCGAAGGTGTCGGATTCTCCGTGTATCAGGTCAAGAACGGCCAGTATGTGGAACTCGCCAACTAG